The Chitinophaga lutea genome contains the following window.
GCACAACATCACCGCACAGCAGGGCATGCACCGGCTGACCACGTTCATGCAGATACTGGAAGTGCTCATCCGTTCGAAAGAATTCGAACTGCTGGCCAGCGAAGGCTACGTGAATACGTACCAGGCGAAAGACAACGACCGGATAGACCGCGTATTCACCCATGTATTCAGCCATTTTAAAACAGACATCCAGCTCGATGCCGTCGCGAAACTCGCGCATATGAACAAACAGGCTTTTTGCCGGTATTTCAAAAGCCGTACGCAAAAAACGTTCGTGCAGTTTTTAAACGAAGTGCGCATCGGGCATGCCTGCAAGCTGATGGCCGACGGCGAGCGGCAGATCGCCAGCCTGGCTTATGAATGCGGGTTCAACAGTCTTTCCAATTTCAACCGCTTTTTCAGGGAGATCAAAGGCATGTCGCCGCGGGAATACATCAAGCTGCTGGCCGTATAAAAAGAACGAGGCTGCTCCGTCCGGAACAGCCTCGTTCTTTTTATAGTCTCAGATCATGTTTATTTTTTGTCCACCAGCACGCTCGTCAGCTCGTTGAGTTTTTTCACCTTGTCGGCGAAATCCCCTTTCAGCCGGTCGCGGATGGCGTTCAGGTGCTGCAGTACGTTTTCAAGCGAATCGGGAATGGCGTCGGCCAGTACTTCTTTCAGTCTTTTGGCGATGGTGGGCGATTTGCCGTTGGTGGAAATCGCGATCTTGAGGTTGCCCTTCTGCACCACGGAGCCCAGGTAAAAGTCGCACAGCGCCGGCGTATCCGCCACATTGATAAGCACTTTGGAGGCCTTGGCCTTTTCCCAGATGCAGGTGTTCAGCTCTTTGTCGGACGTAGCGGCGATCACCAGGTCTTTCCCGAAAATATCGCCGCACGAAAAGGCTTTCTGCACCAGGGTAACATTCGGATAACCCGCGGTAATGGTGTCCATCTCCGGCAGAAACCAGGTCGCTACAACGGTCACACGCGCAGCGGGACAATTCTGCAAAAT
Protein-coding sequences here:
- a CDS encoding AraC family transcriptional regulator, giving the protein MKPVFTKIQEDVQMDVFAVRVIDLPNFSTEFHFHRECQMVYVEESEGKRIIGDSVEIFSSGELILLGPDIPHVWYNDRRYFEKGENETHARSLALFFDPDKLTTAMEMFGEGNHIAALLKKARRGMKFSGKTKEELKQLMHNITAQQGMHRLTTFMQILEVLIRSKEFELLASEGYVNTYQAKDNDRIDRVFTHVFSHFKTDIQLDAVAKLAHMNKQAFCRYFKSRTQKTFVQFLNEVRIGHACKLMADGERQIASLAYECGFNSLSNFNRFFREIKGMSPREYIKLLAV
- a CDS encoding precorrin-2 dehydrogenase/sirohydrochlorin ferrochelatase family protein, coding for METNHLFPVFFKLEQLQVLVVGGGNVGCEKVNAILQNCPAARVTVVATWFLPEMDTITAGYPNVTLVQKAFSCGDIFGKDLVIAATSDKELNTCIWEKAKASKVLINVADTPALCDFYLGSVVQKGNLKIAISTNGKSPTIAKRLKEVLADAIPDSLENVLQHLNAIRDRLKGDFADKVKKLNELTSVLVDKK